One window from the genome of Aerosakkonema funiforme FACHB-1375 encodes:
- a CDS encoding bifunctional serine/threonine-protein kinase/ABC transporter substrate-binding protein, with translation MGGVATVSYCLNPNCPNPSDPLNSTENICRRCGSRLLLQERYRVIKPLGKGGFAQTFDVVDDLGTVKVLKLLNTAGITDIRSKEKLVKLFQQEAEVLSQLNYPGIPKGEGFSFPFWPKDSQEPLHCLVMEKIEGINLQSWLKNRGNQPITPELALEWLKQLAEILHQVHQQNYFHRDIKPPNIMLTPEGKLVLIDFGAVREFTQTYLHQQNVTGTVIGSSGYAPPEQLRGRSVQQSDFFALGRTFVHLLTGKHPLDLHEDSQTGKLIWRNSVPHISNFWSDFIDKLTGRSLLGFIDELMEHSCKKRPKNTKLILKRIKKIGRLPIPEILGGATLILTVTAAVVYWYLTGVQGCAKISLKSFPKGDSLSCGEEILVPYFSLSETQAGVDAFFTNSYKNAVDLLEKAWQKRHNPETLIYLNNARLTAQKAEAYTIAVVAPIGDKTLNTALEILRGVAQAQDEFNSKRKPGQPGIKVLIANDENQPVKAKKIAEVLVSKKDILAVIGHYTSEVTLAALDVYDRNLVLVSPTSTSEDLSNKSYFFFRTASSDRVSAQALANYLITQVQQRKVAVFYNPKSSFSKSLRYEFHRSFRTIGGQVVKDFDLSDPSFIADVAIEQAQKQGATALALLPDGQTSAYTFGNTLKAIKANRKGNLIVAGDTLYGSEILQLVGPEASSRLVVAVPWHHLSSPNREFSRSTEKLWGGEVSPRTALSYDAVMVLIKAIQKNSHPNRLNVQQVLADPSFQAIGATGVVSFESNGNRKEPVVVLVKVVVSKCSPYGYIFVPIKYSKVENLGCVSKSTFPE, from the coding sequence ATGGGTGGTGTAGCTACGGTGAGTTATTGCCTCAATCCTAATTGCCCAAACCCCTCTGACCCATTGAATTCCACAGAGAATATCTGTAGAAGGTGTGGGTCGAGACTTTTACTGCAAGAACGGTATCGGGTGATTAAACCTTTAGGGAAGGGAGGTTTTGCTCAGACTTTTGACGTAGTAGACGATCTCGGTACAGTGAAAGTCCTAAAACTTTTAAATACAGCAGGAATCACCGATATTAGAAGCAAAGAAAAGCTAGTGAAATTATTTCAGCAAGAAGCTGAGGTATTGAGTCAGCTAAACTATCCTGGAATACCTAAAGGCGAAGGCTTTTCATTCCCGTTTTGGCCGAAAGATAGCCAAGAACCATTGCATTGCTTGGTGATGGAAAAAATTGAAGGCATTAATTTGCAGTCATGGCTAAAAAATCGCGGCAATCAACCGATAACGCCAGAGTTAGCGCTTGAATGGTTAAAACAACTAGCAGAAATTTTACATCAAGTACATCAGCAAAATTATTTCCACCGGGATATTAAGCCGCCCAATATTATGTTAACTCCTGAAGGGAAACTGGTGCTGATTGACTTCGGAGCAGTGCGAGAATTCACTCAAACTTACTTGCACCAACAAAATGTGACGGGTACGGTGATTGGTTCATCAGGTTATGCACCACCAGAACAACTGCGCGGCAGGTCTGTACAGCAATCAGATTTCTTTGCGCTGGGACGAACTTTTGTTCATTTGCTGACAGGCAAACATCCCCTCGATTTACACGAAGATTCGCAAACGGGTAAGTTGATTTGGCGAAATAGTGTTCCTCATATCTCCAATTTTTGGTCAGATTTTATTGATAAATTAACTGGGCGATCGCTATTAGGTTTTATTGATGAATTGATGGAGCATTCTTGCAAAAAAAGACCTAAAAATACCAAACTTATTTTAAAACGCATTAAAAAAATTGGTCGCCTTCCTATTCCAGAGATTCTGGGAGGAGCGACTCTGATACTTACAGTTACAGCAGCGGTCGTTTATTGGTATTTAACAGGAGTCCAGGGATGTGCAAAAATTTCGCTCAAAAGTTTTCCTAAAGGTGACAGCCTCAGTTGTGGAGAAGAAATTTTAGTTCCATATTTTTCCTTGTCAGAAACACAAGCAGGAGTTGATGCCTTCTTCACCAATAGCTATAAAAATGCCGTTGATTTACTAGAAAAAGCATGGCAAAAGCGACATAACCCGGAAACATTAATTTATCTGAATAATGCCAGACTAACCGCCCAAAAAGCAGAAGCTTATACCATTGCTGTCGTCGCTCCGATCGGCGACAAAACTCTGAACACGGCTTTGGAAATTTTGCGAGGAGTTGCCCAAGCTCAAGATGAGTTCAATAGTAAGCGAAAGCCCGGTCAACCGGGTATTAAAGTGCTAATTGCCAACGATGAAAATCAGCCTGTCAAAGCTAAAAAGATTGCAGAGGTACTGGTATCTAAAAAAGATATTCTCGCCGTTATCGGCCATTACACAAGTGAGGTAACACTGGCAGCTTTAGATGTTTACGATCGCAACTTAGTATTAGTTTCTCCAACCAGCACTTCCGAAGATTTATCGAACAAAAGTTACTTTTTCTTTCGGACTGCATCTAGCGATCGCGTCAGTGCCCAAGCTTTAGCTAATTACCTAATTACGCAAGTGCAGCAGCGCAAAGTAGCCGTATTTTACAATCCCAAGAGTAGTTTTAGCAAATCTCTCCGTTATGAATTCCATAGGAGCTTTCGTACAATTGGAGGACAGGTTGTTAAAGATTTTGACTTGTCCGATCCTTCTTTCATCGCAGATGTTGCCATAGAGCAAGCCCAAAAACAAGGAGCCACTGCGCTAGCTTTACTTCCAGACGGTCAGACCAGTGCTTATACTTTTGGCAATACATTGAAAGCAATAAAAGCTAATCGAAAAGGTAATTTAATTGTGGCAGGAGATACCCTTTACGGTTCTGAAATCTTACAATTGGTAGGGCCAGAAGCATCCTCACGCCTCGTCGTGGCTGTACCTTGGCATCACTTGAGCAGCCCCAATCGCGAATTTTCCCGTTCAACTGAGAAGTTGTGGGGAGGGGAAGTCAGTCCTCGAACAGCCTTAAGCTATGATGCTGTGATGGTGTTGATAAAAGCCATACAAAAAAACTCTCACCCAAATCGTCTGAATGTGCAGCAAGTTTTGGCAGATCCCTCTTTTCAAGCAATTGGAGCAACAGGCGTAGTTAGTTTTGAATCTAATGGAAATCGCAAGGAACCAGTTGTTGTATTGGTTAAAGTCGTAGTGTCTAAGTGTTCGCCTTATGGCTACATATTTGTACCCATCAAATATTCCAAAGTTGAAAACTTAGGGTGCGTTTCAAAATCCACTTTTCCTGAATAA
- the nfi gene encoding deoxyribonuclease V (cleaves DNA at apurinic or apyrimidinic sites), whose translation MKINQRHDWPLTAEEAIPIQQQLAKEVITSDELGTVQYVAGVDVGFPESGSITRAAVVVLSFPDLQLKEQAIAYRPTTFPYVPGFLSFREVPTVLDALEKLTIIPDLILCDGQGIAHPRRFGIACHLGVLADIPTIGVAKSLLVGKHEELPLERGTWKPLVHRRETIGAALRTRMGVKPVYVSSGHRVSLLTAIDYVMRCTTKYKLPETTRLADKLASNR comes from the coding sequence ATGAAGATTAATCAACGGCATGATTGGCCTCTCACTGCTGAAGAAGCTATTCCCATTCAGCAACAACTGGCAAAAGAGGTAATTACTTCTGACGAGTTGGGAACAGTACAATACGTTGCTGGCGTGGATGTGGGTTTTCCGGAGTCGGGTAGCATAACGAGAGCAGCAGTGGTAGTATTGAGTTTTCCCGATTTGCAGCTCAAAGAGCAGGCGATCGCATACCGTCCCACCACTTTTCCCTACGTTCCGGGATTCCTATCATTTCGCGAAGTTCCCACTGTGCTGGATGCACTGGAAAAACTGACTATTATACCGGATTTAATTTTATGCGACGGTCAAGGTATTGCCCATCCCCGTCGTTTTGGGATCGCCTGTCATCTGGGTGTATTGGCAGATATTCCCACTATTGGCGTTGCTAAATCGTTATTAGTTGGCAAACATGAAGAGTTACCTTTAGAGAGAGGTACATGGAAACCGCTAGTGCATCGCCGGGAAACGATCGGTGCTGCTTTGCGAACGCGGATGGGGGTTAAACCTGTTTATGTTTCTAGCGGACATCGCGTGAGTTTGCTGACTGCGATCGACTATGTGATGCGTTGCACTACCAAATATAAATTACCGGAAACAACGCGCTTAGCTGATAAATTGGCATCAAACCGATAA